In the genome of Paenibacillus pabuli, the window GTGAGTGTTGCTCCATTAGGCAGCTTGGTTTCAGGAGCCCTTGCCGATTGGGTGGCATTGCCGGTTCTGTTTATCGTGTTTGGTGTTATGCTTGCCATGTCAGCCGCTCTGGTGCTACTGAGCAAGACTTTCCGCACCGTTTTATAATAAGGCTTCCTTAAGCTTGTTATCCTCAGCCTGTTTTGACCGAAACCCTGTTCGGACGGTATAATATACACATGATGGGCAAAGGTACCCCGGAAATGAGGATACAGGTATGCAGCGCAAAGTACTTTCAACGATTGAAGAAATCAAGGTCTACTCCGATCCGTATCGGATACAGATCTTGAATATGTTTAATAAACAGGGCAGACCCTCTACGGTTAAAGAGATTGCTGACCAGATGGGCGAAGTGCCAGCCAAGGTACATTATCATGTGAAAAAACTCGAGAAAATCGGTCTGCTCACCATCGTATCCACTCGTGAAATTAATGGAATCATCGCGAAATATTATGAGTCTTTCAAGGGTGAAATCCAGCTCCGTAACGAAGATGAAGAAAATTCACCTTTGAAGGAGGTATTTCGTTCCGAAACGTTCAAATTGTTAAATGAAATGTATGAGCAGAGCCGTCGGCGATTTATGAATCAGGCAGAAAACGGGGATCCTATGTTCATCTCGGATATGACGTTGTACGCCAGCCGGGAAGAAGTAGAGCAGCTGTACAACAACATTACGAAGCTTTGCGAACCCTATTTAACGAAAGACAAGCATAAAGCGGACCAAGAGGCCTTTCATTTATTCAGTTCCTTATCCAAAGATACGGTGAATCCCCCCGCTAAGGGAACAGATGCGAACTTGAAAAAGAAGGCTGCATCCAATAAAGGCAAGAGCGCTGCCAAGACGTCAACACCTGCTAAAAAGAAGAAGGAATCCTCGTCTGGTAATCAGGCGGAAGAGTAACCGGAGCATACGCATCGGCTGTATTGAAGCTTCGTCTGTGTAAAGATGATATGCTCTACCAAGAAAAAAGCCGCCATTGGCGGCTTTTTCATGCGTGATTGGCATGATGAATGACATGTACCTATCTCTGCAAAACAACTTTAATTCGTTCATAAGCTACATGTTTTCATCATAATCTTTCACGTCACGTTTGGCTGCGGTTGCGGGGGAGTTCGATGTGCCATATTCCTCGACGGCTTCCCAGGCGTCAGCGTTATCGAACTTGCCAGCATTGCGCTGTCTTACTTCTCCGGCGCCGCTTGGCGGCATCGTCATAACTTCCTCTTCAACAGGCCGTTCGTTGCTTAACTCGCGGTTTGGCGTATCATCGATACAGTAGGCTGTGTAAGGGATCGCTTCAAGTCGTTCGAAGGGAATATCCTTACCACAGGTCACACAGGAGCCATACGTTCCTTGTTCAATTCGCTCCAATGCTTCATTCACCTGATTGAACTCGTCGGTTAACGTATCATCGATCGCTAAGTCACGGCTTCGCTCAAACGTCTCCGTACCGGCATCTGCCGGGTGATTATCATATGAGGACAGTTCGCCTGTTGAATCTTTCAGGGATTCGGCTGGAGCACCGTCTTCCATACTGGATTCAAAATGGCGCTGTAGGTTTTCACGTTGTTCCAAAAGAGCTTTTTTCAGCTCTTGAAGTTGATCTTTGGTTAATGTGCTCATAGGGACATGCTCCTTTCCCGAAATGGGGTTGTAGTCAGTCCTTACCCGAATTTTATAAAAAGCAATCAGTTTTGTGTGGAAAGAGGGTCGTTCGATTT includes:
- a CDS encoding ArsR/SmtB family transcription factor; amino-acid sequence: MQRKVLSTIEEIKVYSDPYRIQILNMFNKQGRPSTVKEIADQMGEVPAKVHYHVKKLEKIGLLTIVSTREINGIIAKYYESFKGEIQLRNEDEENSPLKEVFRSETFKLLNEMYEQSRRRFMNQAENGDPMFISDMTLYASREEVEQLYNNITKLCEPYLTKDKHKADQEAFHLFSSLSKDTVNPPAKGTDANLKKKAASNKGKSAAKTSTPAKKKKESSSGNQAEE
- a CDS encoding TraR/DksA C4-type zinc finger protein produces the protein MSTLTKDQLQELKKALLEQRENLQRHFESSMEDGAPAESLKDSTGELSSYDNHPADAGTETFERSRDLAIDDTLTDEFNQVNEALERIEQGTYGSCVTCGKDIPFERLEAIPYTAYCIDDTPNRELSNERPVEEEVMTMPPSGAGEVRQRNAGKFDNADAWEAVEEYGTSNSPATAAKRDVKDYDENM